The genomic window AGTCGTCACGGATCTGGTCGGGGGTGGAGTGATACGGGCTGCCGTCGCACTCCACGGCGAGGCGGCCCGCCTCTCCGACGACGACGAGATCGATGCGTTTGCCGGCGACTTTCCACTGAGGGACGACGTGGTGACCGCGTTCCTTGATCCTGCGGAAGACCCGTTGCTCAAACAGAGAGTCGAACGGCTCGCACCGCTCGTCGGGTGAAACGGCGGAAAGGCTGGGAGAGGTGCCCTGGAGTTCCGGCGGCGCTTGCATATAGGTAAGCAGGGAGTGGCGCAGATCCCTGCTGCGCAGCTGGTCCGGTGTGACGGAGGTGAATAGCCACATCTGGTCGCGGGCCCGACTGGCAGCCACGTTGAATCGCCTTCCGTCACCCTGGCCGGTCAGGGCCCGGGTGTTGTCGGCGTCGACGACCAGCGAGAGCAGGATGACATCCCGTTCGTCTCCCTGGAACTGTTCGGCCGTGCCGACACGTATGTTGTGCCGCTCCTGGATCGTGGAGTCGATCCGCGTGTCGATGAGGTTCTCCAGCAGCCTTGTCTGGTGTCCGGAACGGAGCACGATGACTCCGAAACTCCGTTTCGCGTACGCCTCGTCCTCCGCGAGTTCCTGCAACTTGGCGACGATGCGTTCGGCTTCGGGCCTGTTGACCAGGGTCTCTCGCCGTCCCTCGCAGTGGCCTTCATGGACATGGACGACTTCGAGGGGCCGCAGCCGGTCCGCTCCGTACTGCCGCAGCGGCACGAGTTCGTTGTCGGGATAGAACTGGGCGGAGGACCACTTGATGATCTCCGGCATGCACCGGAAGTGCTCGGTGAGCCGGATCGTCTCGCTGAAGCGCGCGGACAGCAGGTCGTAGAGGTTGGACTTGGGGCTGAGCCCGTCCCGCTGCCAGTCGGTGAGATGGGGCAGGAGTGAGTCGAGGATTTCGTTCAGCCGCTCGTGCTTGCCGCCGGTGTAGAACGGGACACACTGCTTGTCGTCACCCACGACGATGATCCTCGGAGCGAGCCACAGCAGCATCAGCCCGTCCAGACCGACCTGGCTCGCCTCGTCCACGATGACGACGTCGAAGGCATCCGGCTCGGGATCGATCATTTCGGCCACCTGTTTGATGGGCATGACCCACGCCGGGACTGCGGCACGCGCGTCACGCATCGCGGAACGGGCGGCCTTCAGGTGCCGCTTGCCGAGTGCCGTCATTCCCTTGCCTGCGTTCGCCGTGGCCGATGCGTAGGCGCTCAGTGCCTGTTTCTGTCCGGCCGTCATCCGGTCCAGGCAGTGGTATAGCGCTCTGTCGGCCGCCAGTTGGGTCACCGCGTTTTTCAACTGTGCCTCGACCGCTTCCAGTTCCCCTTCCAGCTTGGCTTCCTTGCCAGGTGTCAGCATCGTGTCCTGGAAGGTACGCGCCCGCCGCCATGCCCAGGCTCCGTCCAGGTTCACGAGGCGGGTCTCCCAAGCCGCCTCGGTCGGGGACTCGGTGAAACGCCGGGCCAGTTCGGGGTGGTCCTCGGACAGTTGGTCCAGGAGTTTGCGGGCCTCCCGGCGATCGGCCTCACGGTGGAACGCCTCGGTCAGTGAGTCGATCGCGGACGTGTACGCCCGCGGATCACGGGCGGTGACGGCCCGGTGCACCTCCGCCAGTTCGGCCACTCCGCGGGTATCGGGCGGCGGCAGCTGCTCGGCGATGGATCGCAGCCTCTCCTCCGCCTCACGGGCACGGAGCAGCCGTTCCGCACCGTTCGCCGACGTACGGACGTCGTCCCACTGCTGCGCCGTCCGCACCGTGGCCTTGATCCGGGCCTTGAGCAGGACGTCGTGCAGCGTACGCACGGAGTGGGTGAACCCGTCCACCGCGCGGAGCGTCGGCACCCGGTCCAGCAGCTCCGACAGAGCCACCTCCGTGGAGCCCTCGGCCGCGGGCACGCCGACGCTCTGCCAGCGCTCGTTCAGCTGCCTGACACACTGGCGTGCCGCCAGGTGAGCCACCAGTGCGGAGATCTCGTCCGGCGCACTGGGCAGTCGCCCGTCCACTCGGGAAGCCTGGAGAAGAACTTGGGCTTCCTTCTGCACCGCCTTCGGAGCCAGCTTGCGCAGCTTGCCGCCACCGCGCAGGAACTGTTCGAGGTCCCTTCCAGCGGCGATAAGACGCGATTCCTCGGCAAGCGCCACGTCAGGTACGTCGAGCACGGCGAAGGGAATGTGCTGAAGCACGTTCTGCACGTTCACGGCGCGCGCGGACGACTGGCGGACTCCGTCCCACAACTGCTGTCGCCGGCCTGCCATTCCATCCTGCAAGGCACGCGTGGTCCACTCCTCGGGCGGCCAGGCGGCGGGGTCGCCCGGTAGCCCCTCGCTCTGCAGCGCGTGTTCCGCCGCGTCCAGCAGCCCGACCAGCATTGTAATCAACTCACTGCCCTGGTCGGCGAGTTTGAGGGCGAGCGTGTCTGACGCTGGTCCGGCGCAGGCGCGTACAGCGGTGTCCAGGGCATTGACCGCCTCTTCGAACAGCACGGGTGCGACGAAGTCGGCGGGGTCCGGACAGCGGGCGGCATGCTCGTCCAGGACTCCGGCCCCGTGCCGGGACACCAGACCCAGCAGGCGCTGGGCCTCGTCCTGGCTCAGCGAAGGTTCTCGCGGTGCCGAGGCGGGCAGGGCGGGCATCCAGTCGTACTTCGGTGCACCGGCAGCGACGGTCTCCACGATCTCCGCGAGCCGCCCCTCGTAACCGGGTGCCACGTCGAGGTGTTCGTACCACTCCGCCTCACGAACGGAGCGGAGTTCGTCACGGAGCCGCGCGCGGGTGTCCGTCAGTTCCGAGCGCAGCGCCTCATGGCCCTTGATCCTTACGTCGAGACGTTCTGTCGACTGGGTGGCGCTGAGCTGGGAGAGCGCGCGCACGGACTGTTCCAGGTCGTCGCTGCCGTCCTGGCGCCGGTCGCCCTGGAGAACGCACAGGCTGCGCAGCTCGGCGGGCAGTTGCTGCCGCAGGACCTTCAGGGCCTGACCCTTCTCGCTGGTGACGAGCACCCGCTTGCCGTCCGCCAGCAAGGCACACACGAGGTTGGCGATGGTGTGCGTCTTTCCCGTGCCGGGCGGTCCCTGAACGACGACGCCGGTATCGGTCTGAAGGCGCCTCAGCACCTCCCGCTGGGCTTCGTTCGACAGCAACGGGAACAGCGGGTCGCGGCCGAGGGCGGGCGGCACGTCGCGGCCCCCCGCTGTACCCCACACCCTGCGGTCCTCCGCTTCCAGCTGGTACAGCAACTGAGCCAGGCCCAGTGGAGCGATGGCACCGGGCTGGGCAAGGCGGTTCGCGATGCCGTCGTAGAAGTTCACGAGGGCGCCCTGGCCCCGCTGACGGAGAATGATCGCCGGCGCGAACCCGAGCGTGGGCACCGGCAGCGCCGGGTCGGCGGGCGGGCGGCCCCAGCCACGGTGGAACGCCACCGCGCGATCGGTGCCGAACGCCCTCTCCGACCAGTCACCAAGCACGTCCTGGGAGTCGCTGGACAGCGGATGGAATCCTTCCGCGTCGACACGGTCCCGCAGCGGGCGCAGCAGACGGGTGCTGTAGCCCTCGTCCGCGTCAAGGAACTCGCTGTCCTCCAGCCGCGCGGGGTCGCCGGGTGCAAGGGCGACGGTGATGGACATGTTCGTGGAATTCACGGTGAGTATCAGCGGCGCCGTCAGAATATGCCGGGCGATACGCGCCGACGGACGTGCGGCTCCGATGGTCAGGAATCCGGCGCCCAGTACCGCCTCGTATTCCTCGCCGTCCTGCTGAATCCTTGTCGCCATTCGGTACAGCTGCTGATGGAGTTCCCGGTACGGGCGCTCGACGCGCTCCTTCTCCGACCACTTGCGCCACGCGTCGAGCCATCGCGTGTAGGCGCGCAGCACGTCGTGCGCTTCCTCCCGGCGGATCTCGGAGACCTCGAACAGGTCTCCGTTCTCGTCCTCCTGCCAGCCCTGACCCGGTCCCGACTCGGCCAGCGGTGGTTCTTCGGGCGTCGCGGTGGCGGCGGCCTCGGGATCGACCCACCCCGCCAGCACCTCGGGCAGGACAGGAGCCGGGCGAGGCGGGCGGTGTGCCACCTTGAGCAGCGTCCGGTCGCCGTCCGGGTGCCGCCGGAGCCTGTCGTCCGGCAGGCCGGAGAGCCAGAGGACCTCTGGATACTTCTGCCAGTCCCGCACCGGCTTGTACGACCCGCGAACAATTTCGCGCATGTATTCGATGAGTTGGCGCGTGTGGTGGACCGCTTCCGGATTGTTCGCACGGAATGCAGAGTGAAGAGACACCTATCCCCCAGATCATGGCTCGATGGAAAGCCTTCCAGGATGTGGGAGAGAAGCGGTGTCATCAACAGGGACTGGCGAGTAACGACGCGAACAAGCCGCATTCCACGAAAGTTGGCTGTAACCCAGCCAATCATTAGCCTCGATTGTTCAGCGGTGATTGCTGCTGGGTGAGGTGATTGGTTCGCCCCGGTTTGTTCCGGCGGCGCCGGTCGGGGCCACCGCGTGTCGCTGCGGATGGCGCCGGGGTCCCGCAACTCCCCGGTGC from Streptomyces formicae includes these protein-coding regions:
- a CDS encoding AAA domain-containing protein, which gives rise to MREIVRGSYKPVRDWQKYPEVLWLSGLPDDRLRRHPDGDRTLLKVAHRPPRPAPVLPEVLAGWVDPEAAATATPEEPPLAESGPGQGWQEDENGDLFEVSEIRREEAHDVLRAYTRWLDAWRKWSEKERVERPYRELHQQLYRMATRIQQDGEEYEAVLGAGFLTIGAARPSARIARHILTAPLILTVNSTNMSITVALAPGDPARLEDSEFLDADEGYSTRLLRPLRDRVDAEGFHPLSSDSQDVLGDWSERAFGTDRAVAFHRGWGRPPADPALPVPTLGFAPAIILRQRGQGALVNFYDGIANRLAQPGAIAPLGLAQLLYQLEAEDRRVWGTAGGRDVPPALGRDPLFPLLSNEAQREVLRRLQTDTGVVVQGPPGTGKTHTIANLVCALLADGKRVLVTSEKGQALKVLRQQLPAELRSLCVLQGDRRQDGSDDLEQSVRALSQLSATQSTERLDVRIKGHEALRSELTDTRARLRDELRSVREAEWYEHLDVAPGYEGRLAEIVETVAAGAPKYDWMPALPASAPREPSLSQDEAQRLLGLVSRHGAGVLDEHAARCPDPADFVAPVLFEEAVNALDTAVRACAGPASDTLALKLADQGSELITMLVGLLDAAEHALQSEGLPGDPAAWPPEEWTTRALQDGMAGRRQQLWDGVRQSSARAVNVQNVLQHIPFAVLDVPDVALAEESRLIAAGRDLEQFLRGGGKLRKLAPKAVQKEAQVLLQASRVDGRLPSAPDEISALVAHLAARQCVRQLNERWQSVGVPAAEGSTEVALSELLDRVPTLRAVDGFTHSVRTLHDVLLKARIKATVRTAQQWDDVRTSANGAERLLRAREAEERLRSIAEQLPPPDTRGVAELAEVHRAVTARDPRAYTSAIDSLTEAFHREADRREARKLLDQLSEDHPELARRFTESPTEAAWETRLVNLDGAWAWRRARTFQDTMLTPGKEAKLEGELEAVEAQLKNAVTQLAADRALYHCLDRMTAGQKQALSAYASATANAGKGMTALGKRHLKAARSAMRDARAAVPAWVMPIKQVAEMIDPEPDAFDVVIVDEASQVGLDGLMLLWLAPRIIVVGDDKQCVPFYTGGKHERLNEILDSLLPHLTDWQRDGLSPKSNLYDLLSARFSETIRLTEHFRCMPEIIKWSSAQFYPDNELVPLRQYGADRLRPLEVVHVHEGHCEGRRETLVNRPEAERIVAKLQELAEDEAYAKRSFGVIVLRSGHQTRLLENLIDTRIDSTIQERHNIRVGTAEQFQGDERDVILLSLVVDADNTRALTGQGDGRRFNVAASRARDQMWLFTSVTPDQLRSRDLRHSLLTYMQAPPELQGTSPSLSAVSPDERCEPFDSLFEQRVFRRIKERGHHVVPQWKVAGKRIDLVVVGEAGRLAVECDGSPYHSTPDQIRDDYERERELRRAGWQFWRVRSSEFALSPEGSLAPLWKRLDALGIRPGVTEEVQGDSGSTWAPVDVDDTDLATDELDALLDEDASVSLEGA